The following proteins come from a genomic window of Musa acuminata AAA Group cultivar baxijiao chromosome BXJ1-7, Cavendish_Baxijiao_AAA, whole genome shotgun sequence:
- the LOC103974029 gene encoding uncharacterized protein LOC103974029, with the protein MRRSHSLLRPAFSSAWPPSLRPPCLRPVASAHLSTASAPHQPTERVSAIVDEISRLSLLEVADLTEALRTRLGVEQMPVMAIMTPGMGAAAGFPGPAGAAGAAPEEKEEKTAFDLKLESFDAAAKIKIIKEVRTFTDLGLKEAKELVEKAPAVLKKGVPKEDAEKIVEKMKEIGAKVVLE; encoded by the coding sequence atgaggCGATCCCACTCTCTCCTCCGCCCCGCTTTCTCGAGCGCATGGCCTCCCTCCCTCCGTCCGCCATGTCTCCGTCCGGTCGCTTCTGCCCACCTCTCTACCGCATCGGCCCCCCACCAGCCCACCGAGCGGGTCTCCGCCATCGTCGACGAGATCTCCCGCCTTTCCCTCCTCGAGGTCGCCGATCTCACGGAGGCCCTCCGGACCCGGCTGGGCGTCGAGCAGATGCCGGTCATGGCCATCATGACCCCCGGCATGGGTGCCGCCGCCGGCTTCCCTGGACCCGCCGGTGCCGCCGGTGCGGCGCCtgaggagaaggaggagaagacGGCGTTCGATCTGAAGCTGGAGAGCTTCGACGCGGCCGCCAAGATCAAGATCATCAAGGAAGTGAGGACCTTCACGGACCTGGGGCTGAAGGAGGCCAAGGAGCTCGTGGAAAAGGCCCCAGCCGTACTGAAGAAGGGGGTGCCCAAGGAGGATGCGGAGAAGATCGTGGAGAAGATGAAGGAGATAGGTGCTAAAGTTGTTTTGGAATGA